GCCGCCACCGAGAGCTACCTCAAGATCGGGGCCATCATCCAGGCGTGCCGCGAGACCGGCGCCGAGGCAGTGCACCCGGGCTACGGCTTCCTGAGCGAGAACGTCGACTTCGCCCGCGCCCTCGAAGCTGCCGGGATCACGTTCATCGGGCCCGGCGTCGAATCCCTCAACGTCATGGGCGACAAGATCCGCTCCAAGAACCACGTGACCGGTTACGGCGTGCCCGTGGTGCCGGGCGTTGCCGAGCCCGGGATGACGGATGCCCAGCTGATTGAGGCCGGCACGGGTGTCGGGTTCCCGCTGCTGATCAAGCCCTCCGCGGGCGGCGGCGGCAAGGGCATGCATATTGTAGAACGCCCCGAGGACCTGGAGGCCACCCTGGCCACCGCCCGGCGGGTCGCGGCCAGCGCCTTCGGCGACGACACCCTGTTCCTGGAACGGCTTGTCACCACGCCGCGGCACATCGAAGTCCAGGTTCTCGCCGACAACCACGGCAACGTCATCCACCTGGGGGAGCGTGAGTGCTCGCTGCAGCGCCGCCACCAGAAAGTCATCGAGGAGGCGCCCGCCCCGCTGATGGAGTCCCTGCCCGACGGCGCTGCCGTCCGCGCCCGGATCGGTGAGGCCGCCTGCAACGCCGCCCGCAGCGTCCACTACTCCGGCGCCGGCACCGTGGAGTTCCTGGTCTCGGACAACGCCCCGGACGAGTTCTTCTTCATGGAGATGAACACCCGCCTCCAGGTCGAACACCCAGTCACCGAGATGGTCACCGGAATCGACCTGGTCGAATGGCAGGTCCGGATCGCCGCCGGTGAGGTGCTCACGGTGGCCCAGGGCGACGTCGTGCTTAACGGGCACTCGGTGGAAGCGCGGGTCTACGCCGAAATCCCGGAACGCAACTTCCTGCCCTCCACCGGACGGGTTGTGTTGCTGGACGAACAGTCCGCTGACTCAGCGGGCCGCGTCCGCGTCGACTCCGCACTGCTGGAGGGTCTCCAGATCTCCTCGAGCTATGACCCGATGATTTCGAAGGTCATTGCGTGGGGGAGGATCGCACGGCGGCGTTGGACACCCTGGACGATGCGCTCGCCGGGTACACCGCGCTGGGCATCGACACCAACGTCGAATACCTGCGACTGCTGATCAACGACGCCGACGTCCGCGCCGGACGGCTCGACACGGGCCTGATCGAGCGCAGGATGCCGGAATTCACCTTCCGCCATGCGGGTGAGTTCGAGGTGGCTGCCGCTGCCGTCTACCTCGCTGCTGTGCAGGAGCATGATGCGCAGGCCGCCGGGACAAGCCCGTGGGACCTCCGCGACGGTTGGAGGCTTGGCGCTCGCGCCCCGCGGCGGATCAGCCTGGGCCTGCCCGGCGGCGGTGTCGCCACGGTAGGGGTGTCCGGCGCGGTAGGGCAGGGCACGGCGACGTTGAGCGTCGACGGCGGGCCGCAGCGCCCGGCATCACTTCGTTTCCCCAAACGCAACCACGCAGAGTTGATTCTCGGCGGCGAGGTCCGGACGTACTCGCTCGCGCCGGTGTCCATGGGAAGCGTCCGGCCGGGCCGGGACAACCCGGCGCCCACGGAGATCTTCCTCGGCAACGACGGCTGGTCCTGCCGGCTCGAGGTGCTCACGCGCGAGTCCCGGCTCGCACGCGTCCTGGCCGCCGTCCAGCGCGAGGAAGGCGCCGCGGACCCCGAGGTCCGGTCAGCCATGCCGGGCACGGTGGTGTCCGTCTCCGTCCGGGACGGCGAAACCGTCGAGGCCGGTCAGGTGCTGCTCTCGGTGGAGGCCATGAAGATGGAGCACCAGCTCGTGGCGCCGCTCGACGGCACGGTCCACATCAGCGTCGGATCCGGCGACCTCGTCAAGGCGGACCAGGTGGTTGCCACGGTCCACCCCGCTGCCACGGCCGCACCGCCGGCGGCGGCGGACGCAGTGGAGGACGCCGTCATCGCTATGGGCGCGGCAGAGTAGCCCCTCCGCCGCCGGTTCCAGACCGATTCGGACGGTCGGTCCGGATCTAACCATTCACTACCCCCAACAGACCAGTTAGTTAATAAGACAAGGAATACCCAACATGGCTGATTTTGAGCTCAGCGAGGAATACCAGGACCTCAGCAATACTGTCCGCGAATTCGCTGACGAAGTGGTGGCACCGGTATCCGCTAAGCACGACGAGGAACACAGCTTCCCGTACGAAGTCGTCTCCCAGATGGCTGACATGGGCCTCTTCGGGCTCCCCTTCCCGGAAGAGTTCGGCGGCATGGGCGGCGACTACTTCGCCCTGGCGCTGGCCCTGGAACAGCTGGGTCGGGTGGACCAGTCCGTGGCGATCACCCTCGAAGCCGGCGTCTCCCTTGGCGCCATGCCGGTCTACCGCTTCGGCACCGATGCCCAGAAAGAGGAGTGGCTGCCGTCCCTGGCGTCCGGAAAGGCGCTCGCCGGCTTCGGCCTGACCGAGCCGGAAGCCGGCTCCGATGCGGGCGGGACCAAGACTACCGCCCGGCTCGAGGTCGTCGGAGGCGAAAAGACCTGGATCATCAACGGCAACAAGGAGTTCATCACCAACTCCGGCACTGACATCACGCGCCTGGTCACCGTGACGGCCGTAACTGCCAAGCACGAGCGCAAGGACGGCAGCGTCAAGAAGGAAATCTCCACCATCCTGGTGCCCACCAACACCCCCGGATTCAAGGCGGAGAAGGCCTACAACAAGGTGGGCTGGAACGCCTCCGATACCCACCCGCTGACGCTCAAGGACGTCCACGTGCCCGAAGCGAACCTCCTGGGCGGACAGGGCCGCGGCTACGCGAACTTCCTGTCCATCCTGGATGAGGGCCGCATCGCCATCGCAGCACTGGCCACGGGAGCGGCGCAGGGCTGCGTGGACCTGTCCGTCAAATACGCCAAGGAGCGCAGCGCCTTCGGCCACAACATCGGCAAGTACCAGGCCATCGCCTTCAAGATTGCCCGGATGCAGGCCCGCGCCCACACGGCACGGCTGGCCTACTACGATGCCGCGGCGCGGATGCTGGCCGGGAAGCCGTTCAAGACGCAGGCGGCCATCGCTAAGATGGTCGCAGGTGAGGCAGCCATGGACAACGCGCGGGACGCCACCCAGGTGTTCGGCGGCTATGGTTTCATCAACGAGTTCACCGTGGCACGCCACTACCGCGACTCCAAGATCCTTGAAGTGGGGGAGGGCACCACCGAGGTCCAGCTGATGCTGATCGCCCGCGAACTCGGCCTTTAGCACCCCGTTGGGGAGCAAACCAGGGAGCGGGACCAGGAGGGATCGACGATGATTGACAAGGTTGTTGCCAGCGCTGAGGCCGCGGTTGCGGATATTCCCGACGGCGCGTCACTCGCCGTCGGGGGTTTCGGATTGTGCGGCATCCCGGTGGCCCTCATCGATGCCCTGCACCGCCGCGGAACGCGTGACCTGGAAACGGTGAGCAACAACTGCGGCGTTGACGATTGGGGCCTCGGAATCCTCCTGAAGGACGGCCGGATCCGCCGCACCATCAGCTCGTACGTGGGGGAGAACAAGGAATTCGCCCGGCAGTACCTCTCGGGCGAACTTGAGGTGGTGCTGACCCCGCAGGGCACACTCGCCGAAAAGCTGCGCGCCGGCGGCGCCGGCATCCCGGCGTTCTACACACCGGCCGGCGTGGGTACCCAGGTGTCCGACGGCGGCCTGCCGCAGAAGTACGACGCCGACGGCACCATCGCGATCGCGTCCGCGCCCAAGGAGGTCCGCACCTTCGGCGGCGCCGACTATGTGCTGGAGGAATCGCTGACCCCGGATTTCGGCCTCGTTCACGCCTGGAAAGGCGACCGGCACGGAAACCTCGTCTTCCACGCCACGGCAATGAACTTCAACCCGCTGTGCGCCATGGCCGGAAGGATCACCATCGCCGAGGTGGAGGAGCTGGTGGAGCCGGGCCAGCTGGACCCGGAGCACGTCCATGTTCCCGGCATCTTCGTCCAGCGGGTCGTGGTTGCGCCGCAAGGCGAGAAACGCATCGAAAAGCGCACCGTTGCCGTGTCCGCGGCGGTCACCCAAGCCGAAGCAGCCGAGCAGGCAGGAGCATAGCCGTGGAATCGAACAGCACGCAGGGAGCCCCTCCCCGCCCCGAAGCCGTCCGCCACGAATACCGGCGGTCCGCCGTCGGGCACCCCGGGGGCGCCAATCCGGAGGCCAAGGGCTGGACCCGCAATGAGCTGGCCGCCCGGGTGGCGCAGGAACTCCACAACGGTCAGTACGTCAACCTCGGCATCGGGATGCCGACGCTGATCCCGAACTACATTCCGGCCGGTATCGAAGTGGTGCTGCATTCGGAAAACGGCATCCTGGGCGTGGGGCCGTACCCGGCCGATGACCAGGTGGACCCGGACCTGATCAACGCGGGCAAGGAAACCGTCACCGTCAACAAAGGCGCAGCGTTCTTCGACTCGGCGGCTTCGTTCGGCATGATCCGCGGCGGCCACGTGGACGTGGCCGTGCTCGGCGCCATGGAAGTGGCGCAGAACGGCGACCTGGCCAACTGGATGATCCCGGGCAAGATGGTCAAAGGCATGGGCGGGGCGATGGACCTGGTCTTCGGTGCCAAAAAAGTCATCGTGATGATGGAGCACGTGGACCGCAACGGCAAGCCCAAGATCGTGGAGCGGTGCACGCTGCCGCTCACCGGCAAGGGTTGCGTGGACCGGATCATCACGGACCTAGCCGTGATCGACGTCGTCACCGAAGGAAGCTCCGCCAGGCTGGTACTGCGCGAACTGGCCCCAACGTGACGGCCGAGGACGTCGCCGCGGCCACCGGCGCCGAGCTGTTCGAGGAAGACCAGGAGCTCACCGTATGACGGCCGGCCACGCGGCACAGAGTGCCACCGCGGACCCGACGCCGCCGCGGATCATCGAGCAGCGCGGCCTGTATTTCGATGAACTGGAAGAGGGCGTGCTCTACGCGCACCGGCCAGGCAGGACGGTCACCGAGACGGACAACGTCATCTTCACCACCATGACCATGAACACACAGGCACTGCACCTGGATGCTGCCTGGAGCGCCGGGCAGCCCTTCGGCCAGCGGCTGATGAACTCGATGTTCACCCTGGCCACCGTGGTGGGTCAATCCGTAACGCAGCTGACCCAGGGGACCATCATTGCGCAGCTGGGCCTGACCGACGTGTCCTTTCCGCATCCGATGTACCACGGCGACACGCTGTACACGGAGACGGTCATCACCGGTAAGCGGCTGTCCGCATCACGGCCGGGCCAGGGAATCGTGACCATGCAGCACACGGGCCGGAACCAGGACGGCGCGGTGGTGGCGCTGGCCACGCGCAGTTGCCTGATGTGGACGCGGGAAGCGCACGCCGCGGCGCAGAAGGAAACAGCGCAGAAGGAAACAGCGCAGAAGGAAACCGAGCAGAAAGAATCCGCGGAAAAGAGGACAATCTAAGCATGAGTTTCCTGATGGGTCCCGCCCTGCTTTTTTGCCCTGCCGACCGCCCCGAGCGTTACCAGAAAGCCGCCGGGCGTTCCGACGGCGTGATCGTGGACCTGGAGGACGCCGTGGCCCCGGCTGACAAGCAGCGCGCCCGCGGCGCCATCCTGGCCCAGCTTGGCGCCACCGGCGATGTTCCGGAGCTGGATCCCAGCCGCACCATCATCAGGATCAATCCCGCCGGCACGGACGAGTTCGAGAAGGACCTGCACTGCCTCAAGCACACCCCGTACCGCCACGTCATGCTCGCCAAGGCCGAAAATGCCGGCCAGCTCAAGGCGCTTGAGGGGTACAGCGTGATTGCGCTGTGTGAGACGGCCGCGGGGATCGTCAATGCCGCCGCCATCGCCGCCGAGCCCAACGTGGTGGGGCTGATGTGGGGAGCCGAGGACCTGCTCGCCTCCCTGGGCGGGACGTCCAGCAG
This genomic window from Arthrobacter sp. 24S4-2 contains:
- a CDS encoding CoA transferase subunit A, whose product is MIDKVVASAEAAVADIPDGASLAVGGFGLCGIPVALIDALHRRGTRDLETVSNNCGVDDWGLGILLKDGRIRRTISSYVGENKEFARQYLSGELEVVLTPQGTLAEKLRAGGAGIPAFYTPAGVGTQVSDGGLPQKYDADGTIAIASAPKEVRTFGGADYVLEESLTPDFGLVHAWKGDRHGNLVFHATAMNFNPLCAMAGRITIAEVEELVEPGQLDPEHVHVPGIFVQRVVVAPQGEKRIEKRTVAVSAAVTQAEAAEQAGA
- a CDS encoding CoA ester lyase, with translation MSFLMGPALLFCPADRPERYQKAAGRSDGVIVDLEDAVAPADKQRARGAILAQLGATGDVPELDPSRTIIRINPAGTDEFEKDLHCLKHTPYRHVMLAKAENAGQLKALEGYSVIALCETAAGIVNAAAIAAEPNVVGLMWGAEDLLASLGGTSSRNDDGGYRAVALHARSTVLLAAGAFGKEAIDSVYVNIPDLEGLAAESRDAVASGFGSKACIHPSQVAVVRDAYAPAESDVAAAAALLEAAAAAGSGVFQFDGKMIDGPILKHAESTLRRAGR
- a CDS encoding acyl-CoA dehydrogenase family protein, which encodes MADFELSEEYQDLSNTVREFADEVVAPVSAKHDEEHSFPYEVVSQMADMGLFGLPFPEEFGGMGGDYFALALALEQLGRVDQSVAITLEAGVSLGAMPVYRFGTDAQKEEWLPSLASGKALAGFGLTEPEAGSDAGGTKTTARLEVVGGEKTWIINGNKEFITNSGTDITRLVTVTAVTAKHERKDGSVKKEISTILVPTNTPGFKAEKAYNKVGWNASDTHPLTLKDVHVPEANLLGGQGRGYANFLSILDEGRIAIAALATGAAQGCVDLSVKYAKERSAFGHNIGKYQAIAFKIARMQARAHTARLAYYDAAARMLAGKPFKTQAAIAKMVAGEAAMDNARDATQVFGGYGFINEFTVARHYRDSKILEVGEGTTEVQLMLIARELGL
- a CDS encoding MaoC family dehydratase — protein: MTAGHAAQSATADPTPPRIIEQRGLYFDELEEGVLYAHRPGRTVTETDNVIFTTMTMNTQALHLDAAWSAGQPFGQRLMNSMFTLATVVGQSVTQLTQGTIIAQLGLTDVSFPHPMYHGDTLYTETVITGKRLSASRPGQGIVTMQHTGRNQDGAVVALATRSCLMWTREAHAAAQKETAQKETAQKETEQKESAEKRTI